GTCGCCGAAATTCACCGTGCTTCACGCAGCGTAACGAACTCCTCAGCAATAGTCGGATGGACGCCAATAGTCGCGTCCATATCAGCCTTTCTTGCCCCGGCTTTAATCGCGATCGCTAAACCTTGAATGATCTCAGCGGCATCGGAAGCGACGATATGTGCACCGAGCACTTTGTCGGTGCTAGCGTCAACAATGAGCTTAATGAGCGCGCGCTCATCTCGATACGACAACGCTGCTGTCATTGGCCGGAATGAGCTACCGAAGACCCGAATATATGGATACGCCGCCTTCGCCTCTGACTCGCTCAATCCCACGGAAGCTGCCTGCGGCTGACTGAAGACTGCGTTGGGGACGTTTTCATGTAAGACTGCTCGCGGTCGTCCACCAAACACCGTATCTGCAAACGCATGTCCTTCTTGGACGGCGACGGGCGTAAGATTGATGCGATTTGTCACATCGCCGACCGCATAAATGGCAGGGTTCGTCGTGCAGGAAAACTGATCTACCTTGATTGCTCCATCACCGTCGACTTCTACGCCGACTGTGTCCAACCCGAGGTTGCTGGTGGCGCATTGGCGCCCTGCGGCAATCATTACAGTGTCGACGTCCAGGGTCGAGCCATCAGACAAGTAGACGGAAAAGTGATCGTGCGCGCGCTCAACGGCCGTAACCTGGATCTCGCAACGAAGGTCAACACCTCTCCGAATGATCTGGTCCGCGAGGTGGTCTCTTAGTTCATCGTCGAACCCCGGAGGATTTGCTTGCCTCGATGAAGCTGGGCAACCTGCGCCCCCAGGCCGCGCAAAATCCCCGAAAACTCGCAAGCAATGTAACCTCCTCCGACGATCGCTACACGGGTTGGGGCTTTACGTAGGCTGAAGATGTCGTCAGACGTTGCCATGAAATTCGCGCCGGGGATATCAGGCCTAACTGGTGCAGCACCGGTCGCGATAAGAATGGTTTTCGCAGTGACAAGCTGATCATCGACGTAGATACGGTTGGGACCGTCCAGTGCCGCTCGACCTGGGAACACTACGACACCAGCTCTATCGAGCAGCTCTCGATAAATGCCTTCTAGCCTATCAATCTCCTTGTCCCTAGCAGTAACCATGCGGGGCCAGTCGTGAGCAAATGACCCTTCGATGCTCCACCCATATCCCAGAGCATCCTCGAATGCATCCCGAAACTGAGACGCATACATCATGAGCTTCTTCGGAACACAGCCCCGGATCACACAAGTACCGCCCAGCCGATATGCTTCAGCAATGCCAACCCTGGCTCCGTGCGAGGCCGCAATACGACTGGCACGAACTCCACCGGAGCCTCCGCCAATCACGAATAGGTCAAAATCAAAACCATGCATGCTCTATACCCTCTTTGACTAAACGATCTTCTGCCATCTGCGGTTACGCTATAATTCATCAAACAAATACAACGATCTTTAATTGAGGATTCGCGTCATCTCATCAATATCTTGACGCGCCTCCCATCCATCCTTTATTTCGACTCATAGATCAAGCGGCAGCGTAAACTCAAGCCAGATTCTGTCGCCTTTCGGACGGTTGTGCACTTCGAATTCGTGCTGCCACTTCAATACAATTCCTGACCGCTTTGTAAAATTGAATCGCACCTGTGGGCCAATAGCGTACGCACGCCCGCGGAATCCATCGCCCGGCAATGCCGTCCCATTTTTTGAATCGTCGGTAACCTGTTGCAGCATATATCCTTGCACGCCCAACTGAAGATTCGGGAAGACTGAATACCCAACCATCCAGTCCACCACGGCGACATCCCCTGAGTGGTATCCGGTCGCATTGTTGCGGGAACTAATTTCATAGATGAAAGTTCCAGACACCTCGGCGCCAGGGATTGGGAACAATGTAAACTTGAACCCTGGGAGAAACGCATACGTATTGGAACTTGTATTTACCATCCTCTTTGGATCGTATGAACCAATAGGAAGTTGAAAATCTAAAGCGAGCAATCCAAAAAAGGTCTTTTCCGGATTAGAGTAACCAATATTCGCTGCATGAACCGTAAGGCTACTTAGGCCCCATCTGTTATCACTTCCAGAAGGCAACCTTGTCTGCGGATGCACAATGGTGAGTGCAAATCCCGAGGTTACCGTGAATGGACCGAGTGTTTTGCCCCACGTATGCAGCACACGGGGCGCAGTTGCGAACGTGTTAGCTTGGAAATTGGGAACGGCACTTTGCCCGCTCGACCCCGCAAACTTGCTGGCCGAATAAAATACCGTGTACTGATAATATTGCGTTTCCCCTAGCGCTGGGACAATTCCGTTTAGAACTGTATCGAGGCCGATCGGATAGTGTTGCTGTCCATTTTCCGTGGAGAGCGCTACACCAGGAATTGCAAGGCAACCGCACAGCGCGAGGCTCTTCACCACAGTCGTCCAATTCATCTCTGTCTCCAAAATAATAATATTATTTATTTTTATATTTTTAATCATCCTGGTTGCTGTTTAACGCCGGCTTTGGCTCCGGTGATTAGGCGGATATATTCGCCACTGGCCGTCACCATGTCTGAAGAAAAATAAAGAGATCGAGCCAGAAAAGCGGGTAGCCTCCACGCATACGTAGAATTAGCGCTTGGAACGCCGCCTTTTATACTGATGAATACTGCTTGTCGGATTAGCAGAAAACCGCCTCTCGACCAACGTGCGCAGGGATCCCTTTCGAGATTGACATTTAACGCCCTTTCCAACGACAGCCGCTTCCCGGTTTTGCGAATATTCTCTTCGATCTCTCTTATGCGACTTATCGCACGTTATTCTTGGTTAATAATCAGTTATCCAATATTCCCACTGCGCGAGTCCAGCCCGCGGAGGCGGATCGAATTTTGAAAGGAAAGCAGGCGATCGTAAATCCGTTCGCCGGAAGGGCCTCCAGATTGTGGAGTTTCTCTAGGTGACAATATCCGACTTGGCGTCCCGCCTTATGTCCCTCCCAAATCAATTTGGAATCACCTGTCTCCGCGAACTTCGTCCTTGTATGGACAAATGGGGCATCCCAGCTCCAGCCGTCGGTGCCCGTCACT
The sequence above is drawn from the Cupriavidus sp. D39 genome and encodes:
- a CDS encoding SphA family protein, which translates into the protein MIKNIKINNIIILETEMNWTTVVKSLALCGCLAIPGVALSTENGQQHYPIGLDTVLNGIVPALGETQYYQYTVFYSASKFAGSSGQSAVPNFQANTFATAPRVLHTWGKTLGPFTVTSGFALTIVHPQTRLPSGSDNRWGLSSLTVHAANIGYSNPEKTFFGLLALDFQLPIGSYDPKRMVNTSSNTYAFLPGFKFTLFPIPGAEVSGTFIYEISSRNNATGYHSGDVAVVDWMVGYSVFPNLQLGVQGYMLQQVTDDSKNGTALPGDGFRGRAYAIGPQVRFNFTKRSGIVLKWQHEFEVHNRPKGDRIWLEFTLPLDL